The Podospora pseudoanserina strain CBS 124.78 chromosome 7 map unlocalized CBS124.78p_7, whole genome shotgun sequence region GGGACAGCCCCCTAAAACGTGGTGAACAGAAGAGCGTTGCTTGAAGGCGAAACAGCTATTGACCGAACCTCTCTTTTACCTtgcccaacaccaacaccatatATTTCACCATTTtgtctcatcatcatggctgtTGAGCAAGTGGAAGAGCCGCTGTGTAAAGCAATCCGAACCTCGGACGACAAGCCATGCACGGTGCCAGCCATTGAGATTTCCAACGGCAACCTCTTTTGCAAACTCCACGCAAAGCAATGCTATGGCTTATATATGGGTTACCAAGAGACATACCAATGAGTTCATGACGCTTGCGGAAAAGAAATCCTCATTTTTAAGGGATACCAAGGCCTCTCTCAACACCATGTCGTTTGAAGGCATCCAGTCTCTGGAAGAACTGACCCAGGTCTATGAGTACCTGTTTAACCAGTTCGTCCTGATAGGGAAAGCCATCAGGGCCCGAGAACTGCACCACAAACATTTTTACTCCAGGACATGGACTACGGCCACAAGGCTTTTCTAGACAAGCTCGTCAACACTCGCTACTCGATCCAAAAGACACTGGAGAACCTCGAAAAGCGCACCGCTGAGCTTTCGTACGAAAAGGAAAAGTGGTACAATTGGGTTCGGGATGCTCAGGATGACCAAGACAAGAACCGGGggaaggagcagaagaagaggttcaAACAGGAGCACGCCCTGTTTCAACGCCACAAGCGCGAGTTGGAGGTccgccttgctgctgccagggCCAAGGAAGAGGAACGGAGCCAGGCTGCGTATTTGGAAGAGATTTTGACCGAACGCATGGCTGCCTCTGCATCCGAGGATAGTGAAGACTCTTCGTGGGATCCTATCGAGGATGTAGTGGAGAACACCCGAGGACAGTACTTGGATCTCATACGCCATTTCCTGTGGCTTGAGCCCCCTATCGTGGAGAacaaagaggaggaagtatGCGTTTATCCCACTCCTGCGGGAGCTCCCAGTGTGGACGGCGGTGCGGAAGCCGCGATTGAGAAGGACGATCAGATGACAGCAgccgaaaagaagaaggctagGAAGCGGGCAAAGAAAAAGTCGTCAaagacggcagcagcagcacagaACCAGGAAGCTGGCAGTTCGGTCGCGACAGGAAAATCCCAGCCACAGCCAGACAAGAGCAAGATAGAGAGCAAAGAGGACGTGAGAAAGCGGCTCAAGGAGGGCGTTGAAAAAGACTACAGCCATATCAATGGACCAATGCTCATGGGCACCGCGCAAAACCCGGCCAAGCTGGCCAAAAGAACAGCCCCTGTCAAAGACGAGGATATTGTCAAACTCATTGCTGACATCACCGAGATTAAGGAGCTTCTGTTTTGTCGCCAGGTCATGTCACGCTCTGCGCTTCTCCCAGCTGCACTCAAAGCCAATAGTTTGGAGGAATTCCTCGCCGATCCTTCCATCTCCGACTCTGATTTCTTAGATCTCTGCATCCAGGTGGAACAGCCTAATCTGCAAGCCCTTCGAGATGCCTGTGCCGATTTTGTGCGGGGGGATGAGCCAGACAaagacgaagatgacgaggatggtgaggacgACAAGTACGGCTCAGTCGCAGAATATATTCGCCATCATTATCGCCACGGGGCTCTCGAAGACCTGTATTGCGAAGCCCTCAGCAGCATGTCCCGCAGAGTCCTTCGGGGCTCGGACAAACTCTTTGAAGACATTGCCGAGGACGAAAAACCCAAAGACAAGAGAATGAAGGTACAGATTTGGGGCTGAAACATTTGGAACCACGCCAGGCAGCACAGCATGGCTCGAAATGGCTGGTTACACTTctccatcatggccaagGACTGCGAATTTCCAAAGGCCATTTCACTTTGCCGCAACTGAGATGAGTTCTTTGAGCTCAACTGTCTGGCCTTGTGGCAGTGTTTCCCTGCCAGCAAATGAACCGGATGGAGCGGAAACTTCCTCATCGAAGAGCTAACGCAACTTGTTCGTATCCCCGCAGCTACCTGCCGCCCCTTGCGCCCCAAACAATGCCTGCTAACCACCTAAACTCACATCGTAGGGATTCGTGCCATTCTTCATAGACCTGACAGCACAGCAGGAGACGACATACAACCAGCTTGGTACCACCCGTCGGAAAGTACTTCGAAAGCAAAGTCTTGTTATGGAGGCGCGCAACTTCATATGTGCTCACATGAAACGCAACGATCCTGTCAGTCGGCGATTCATTCAGTACGCCCTCATGCGTCCTGGCGAACATTTCATTCTTGTTTGAGATGGCAAGACCGGTCGCATTGGCGTCGCGCCTGAAGAGTACAACCGCTGGATCGTCCAATCGAGGTCGGGAGTGGGCGTTAGGCCTGGCGAGGGCTATGGCCGTCATGGGAACGATGGATGGGACCTCGAGCTTGAGGTAGATGCCATGTCCTTTGAGCTTACTAGGATGCAGTGCCAGTGGAAGTTCAGCTTTTCCGAATACTACGAGATTTATATCTGGGACTTCGCCCCAGGAAACAGCCTTAGCAAGATGTATAAGTACATCAAGGAGGTGAGTTCCCAGGCCCCTCGACACAGCCGACTCCCCCGATGCTAACCGTCTGCACAGTGCTTGAGCAAGGCCCATCGTATCAGGGGTAACCGTGACAAGTACAAACACATGAAGCCCGTCATGGAGACCCTTACTCGCGAGCCAGACACCATGCGCGTTCGTCAGATTCAGCCTGGAGAAAATGTCAAGAGTTTGTACGATGAGCTTGCCGGACCTGATGCGCAGTTCTATGTTCGGACCAACCTGGGAAAGATGATCAGGACATGCCAGGACGTTCCACCTGGGTGCTCCCCGTACGAGTACTACAACGATACTGACGCTGCGGAAGATGCAATCCTCTTTGAGGAAGAACAGCTGGAAGGTGTGCAGAACATACCGTTTGTTGAAATATCAAACCCGGTCCAGCAACTGGAGTCCACTCATATGCCCTTGAGCATGCTGAACCACAAAGCCAATCAGCTGACGGGCGAAATGCCTGATGCTTTGGAAGAGATTCTCGGCATCAGCCGGAAGaagttggtggagaagaaaGGCAACACGCCGTATGCTCCTGGGTCCGAAGAGTTCCCCTTGAGGCCCCGCCCATctggcagcaacagcacgaTATCATCACCGAGACACCTCTCACATCTTTCCGCCCCAAGCTGCTTACGTCCCTGGATTTTTCTTCAATCAAACTCAAATTCAGCATGGCAGAACTCGAGGAAACGGCCTGTGCACAGGAGACCATGGAGCGAGATAGATCCTACAGTATGCACGCCATCGTCTACAGCTCTTCACGGCACCATTACATTTGCTAAATCTGGCTCTCCCTACCTTAGTCTTCAAGGATACGTTCCATATCGGTGACCTCGAACCCAGGGTACAAGATCGATACAAAGAGTCGATGAAGCTCATAACTGGTCTGCAGAAATACCaatcacctcatcctcgtcgccatgAAGAATGGACATGGTTCTGCATAGAGATCCTCAACTGTCTCAATTTGAAGATATACTACGATGTCTACGTACGAGATCCCGCCAACCTTTGGCCTCACCGCTACATTCTACAGGACATCGTACACGCATTCATGACCATGGGCTTGTTTTTCCCAAACGTAGAGGTAACGTCCATTGTACAAGAACACCTTGGATCCAGGGAGGGACAGGCTTTCAGGAACAGCAAGATCCTCGATCCAGAAGCTCGTCGTCAAGTGAGACCAGACGCGCGTACAAGAACCAGTTGTGCTTATCGGCCAAGGAAGTTCTGGGCTGGGTGGGAAAATAAAGTCTATACAGGAGATGACCTGTACATTGACAAATTCCCATTTGATTGGAACATGGCCATCCGGCCCATCATCGCAAAGCGTAAGTTTTCCACCTTGTTTCTTTAGCCCGGCTTGCGGTCGTCTTGCTCACATGGCTCAATGTACAGTTTACCGAGCCGGCATGATTGGACCCGCGTGCGTCGAGCCTCGCCCAGATGTGGTCCCTGGATTCGCGACAGCAAACACGGAGCAGCACCGGCCAGATAAGCTCGATCTCTTCATCACGTACAGCAACACGGACGAGTTTGTCCAAGGCATGCCCCCATCGTTCATCGACTACTGAGACTGGCCAGAGCTGCTGCCGGCCGCAAAAAGGTTTGCAGCGATCTGCAAGACGATGACACCACGGTTTGTCCTACTTCGCCTCTGGTCAGCTCCCCATTTCTACCCTCTCATGATGTTGCTGCCCATGCGACAGGCCGTTTCATTTTTAGATCCTGTGAGGCGAGCTTGGGAATGTAAGTTTATTCCAAAGGACATGCCCATGAGCGAATGGAGTGTACACAACACAACGGTGTTGCGGCTCGGGTTCCTTCGTGAGCAAATGATGGGTCTCGGACCCGGTTTCCAAGACGCTGGTGGACAAATCCAGAGGCCGTTTATGGGCCGAAACGAAGTACAGCGCCAAAGACAAATTCAGTCATGGCCATTCTGAACTGGATGACAAGACCTTGCGCCGGGGCGATCTGATTTTGGTCATGGGAGGCGATGAGAAGGTCTTGCTCAAATGGTGCACTGCTGTCACTTTTGCCATGCAGACCAAACCGTGGCTGCGCGAAGTTGACCTGTGGAAGAGCTTCATCAACATGGACTTGGCGTTCTTGGAGAGCCTAGACTCACACTGGCTGGAATGACTATGCTCGAAGCTTGATGTATGTTTGGGTATCAACTTGTGTGTTCCGTGCTTGGGATAGCCCTCAAGCCTTTTGAAATATCAACAGCAGGCTCTTCTTCGTACTGTTTGAAAAACGCACGTATGTATGTCATAGGTCCTCATGAATACGAAGCATGAGTCATTCTGCAACAACGGAATATCAACAGATAAATGTTTTGATGGTCTCAAatccccttttcttttatataccaacccacaaccccctctaGTGTGTCAGGTCTTCTTCCAAACACTAATATGGAAACTCGGCCCCCCACAAGCCTCAAACACATTTTTTTGACCAGGACATTGAGCGTTGCAGCCCCAATCCGGCGCCCTCTTGAGTTTGTCGGCCGTTGACCCACAGAAGCACCGCCTTCCATTCGTAGTACCAAAGTATTGATAGATCCTATCTGTGCACTTATCTGCACAGATCTGGTTCGTCAGGTTTTCTTTGTCGTACTGGACATAGTCCGAGAGGACGCGATCAGAGTTGTCGTAATAGCAACCAAAGTAGGACCAGCCGGGGACGCTAACTTGAATCGTTTCGGTTAGACTTGCGGAGATGGGCAGaagtggttgctgttgttcttgtGGGTGGGAGGTGCTCGTGTTGACTTGGGTATTAATAACTGATGGAAGCGTTCTTTCTAACTGAATTACTTTGTGCCCCAGCAGCCCGGCTACTACAACCAAGCAGGCTGTAacgaaggcgagggagaatgTCAAGATGGCGATAGGGAGGTCAAGACCGAGGACTTGTCTCTTCTTCTGAACTGTCGAGTGTGGCCGCGGTGGTAAGCTGCCGTCGTGGCGGTAAACAACGCCTTCGTCATCTTCGAGGTAATGTTTTTGATCTGGTTTCGCCCGCCATGGGTGCTGACCCGCACCCATGGAgctttggtgatggcagcTATAAACCTCTGGGAGGGCATTCCCGTGGTTCTTTTCTCGGTTTGGAATTGGGAGATTTGATTCGAACTTGTAGTTATGTTAATTGGGAGCTGGGATTTCACGGCGAAAGGGGAGAAAGGGCCGAGACTTACATCGTTCATGTTTACTGTTGATTCGCCTGGGAGGCAGGTCTGGAGCTGGGAAGAAGCGAGCGGTAGAAAAAGGTAGGACAAGCTTTGTTAAAAAGCCAGGTCTTGATTCTGAGATGCCTCACTCATACATGGATATCAAGACACTAGTCCCGATCAGCAACCCAGCCCCTGAGCTGACATTGATGCTGGCCCCCAACTCACCAAATCATCACACTCCTTCGGACTTATATTTAGTTAGCCTCGCATTCCTGATCCTTCCGCTCTATCAGATCGCAGGCGGAGCGCAAGCCTCAACTCTTCAACCTTTCCCAATCGAATTATTTCGCTATCTTGATTGGATTGTCCAACGCAGCGAGAATATGCTGCGCCATCACCAGACGCCAGTTCATGTGATCGAGGCCTGGATGAGATTCCTGACAATGGCTCCATCCCAGCTCTAAATTCCAGTCGCCCCAAAACAGAAGAACCATGAGTGGGCAAATTCGAGGGTTCAAAGTAATTCAAGTTGAAAAAGAACCCGGAACCACAGTCGCGGGTCGCCGTTGGGGGCAACCAGCAAGCCGTTTTGGCTTAGGCCACTCGCCTGAGCCattcaaaagaaaaccttTTTTTTGACTGCCTTGGCTTGCTTGTCTTGCAAGCGAGTGGCCTCCAGTTGATTGATGAGCATATGGAGGCCGCAGCTAAAGAGGATCTGCATCCTGTTCAGCTACGGGGTCGACAGTATTGACGGCAGGAGAACTATGGCTTTGGTGAGCATCCATGATCGACAGGCAGCAGAAAGTAGAGTTGATGGCCGGCCGAGTCAGTCAAGGTAGCCAACCCTGATGCAAGTAACTATAGAATGTCTCGAGGAACATTGCTTAGGTAGACTGGGTACCTAAGCATCTAGCCAAGACCAAATATGGACATTGGAGAGTGCCGCGTTGACAAGCCTCTTAACTGAATCGTTCTCGATGGCTCTGAACAAGAAATTCCGGGTCATCTAAAGACCTCCTGAACAAACCGCTGCACCCAGTCAGCGATTTTTGTCGAGTATAAGACCTTTCCGAACTCGGCGGCGTCTCCCTCGCAAAGAGATTCGGCAAGCGTCGGAATTAACAACGCAGAAACTCTCGCCCAGCCAACGCTACgatcctttcctttcctagAGGAAGAATTCTTCAGCGGTGGACTATCGCCACTTACGAATTGCTTGCTACCTTCTTGCTGGCCTCCCACACTTTCCAGCTACCGAAAAGTAAGATTCCAGCCACGATTCCgggaaaaaaggggggtgaaaCCCTTTTGGTAGGGGCACAAGGAGGACCTCGCCACCACTGGctgtggtttggggtgcaATCGCGACGTCATCATGGCAGCAGTCAGGGGTCATGGTGTAGTAGGAGACCCAGAGGTCTGCCCTACAACCAAACGGATGGAATACAAGGGAAGACATGCGGTGATGTGTGGGAGATGAAGCCGGTTGGCTGCCGAAACGCCCGCTGCACCGAGAGTCTGAAGCCGAGACTAACCTTACCTAATGCCCTTGTGCTTAAGGGACCTGCCTacggagaggagggcaagTACGGAAGGCCGGATTTATACAGGATGGGGCCGACCCACTGCCAACGCCGACAGCGCACCGGTTTTCTGGGTGGGAGCACCGTCCGGGACAGCCCGAGAACGGGTACCTGCTCCGTGCTTCACCTCCCGAGTCTGGCCTTTTCAGAGACCAACCAATCAGTTCGAGATGCCCTAGTATCTCCTGAAGAACGAGGGAATGGGGCGGCGGACATATGGTAGACTGCACTTCTGATATATAGGTTGTGGCGACATCTGGGACATGTTTAGCCGAGTGACAGTATTGAGGCGGCATACCAATCCCTCTCGCTGGGAGAATTAGTTTACCTACCATGGGCCTCTGACGAAGGACCCCCATATGTTGTACATTATGTGTGCGCAACCAATATCGGGCCATCCCACCCACTCTTGATGTGCCCAGTGGGATCTTATGCATCACAGTTGGCCGTCACCCACGCAAATTACGTGCAGCGGCTGGAGATTGTAGCTTCTTCGGGACAGGGTCTCGACTAGCAGATCACGGGGTCATTTTTGGGAAGGTAATTATCTGCTGGTTCAGGAACGAGGT contains the following coding sequences:
- a CDS encoding uncharacterized protein (EggNog:ENOG503P000), encoding MAELEETACAQETMERDRSYIFKDTFHIGDLEPRVQDRYKESMKLITGLQKYQSPHPRRHEEWTWFCIEILNCLNLKIYYDVYVRDPANLWPHRYILQDIVHAFMTMGLFFPNVEVTSIVQEHLGSREGQAFRNSKILDPEARRQVRPDARTRTSCAYRPRKFWAGWENKVYTGDDLYIDKFPFDWNMAIRPIIAKLYRAGMIGPACVEPRPDVVPGFATANTEQHRPDKLDLFITYSNTDEFVQGMPPSFIDY
- a CDS encoding uncharacterized protein (EggNog:ENOG503PW0X; COG:S), yielding MNDFESNLPIPNREKNHGNALPEVYSCHHQSSMGAGQHPWRAKPDQKHYLEDDEGVVYRHDGSLPPRPHSTVQKKRQVLGLDLPIAILTFSLAFVTACLVVVAGLLGHKVIQLERTLPSVINTQVNTSTSHPQEQQQPLLPISASLTETIQVSVPGWSYFGCYYDNSDRVLSDYVQYDKENLTNQICADKCTDRIYQYFGTTNGRRCFCGSTADKLKRAPDWGCNAQCPGQKNVFEACGGPSFHISVWKKT